GCTCAAACTTTCAATGTTTCTAATTATCTATCGCCTGGTGAGCATTATATAACTATTCAAATAAATAATGATTTGAAACAAACGCCGTATGGCAATGTTCATATTTATTCAGATGACACACAAACCAACTGGAACGGTATCATTGGCGACATATACTTAGAAGCATCGCCTAAAACCTATATTTCAAACCTTCAAGTATATCCAAATGTAGATGAAGATAAATTTGATGTTGAATTGGAAATAGAAAATCCTTTAAACTATAGCACATTTAATATTGAACTTGTTGTTGAAAAGACATATAAAGGTAAAACCACAAAACTAAAGTCACACAAATCGACCATCGATTATAAACCGAAAACAAAGTTAGTTTATGTATTTGATGAAAAACCAGACTTATGGGATGAATACGAGCAACCACTATATCTCTTAAAAGCAATCATATCCAACGAAAAAACGAAAGATGCTAAAACGGTTGGTTTTGGCATGCGAAAATTTGAAACGAAGGGTACACAATTTGCGATAAATGGGCGCACAACCTTTTTAAGAGGGAAACATGAAGCAGCCGTTTTTCCGTTAACCGGATATACACCCATGAATGTTGATGATTGGCTACGCGTTTTTAAAATTGCAAAATCCTATGGAATAAACCATTATCGCTTTCACACGTATTGTCCGCCAGAAGCTGCTTTTACCGCTGCCGACCAAGAAGGCATCTATATTCAAGCCGAGTTGCCATTCTGGGGTGGTTTGGAATCCCATACCATTGCCCAGGAGTTAAAAAAAGAAGGACTTGCCATGTTAAAAGCCTATGCAAATCACCCCTCGTTCGTTATGTTTTCACCTGGTAACGAAATATGGGATGGACACGACAAGGTCGAAAAAATGATGCTTGCCTTTAAAAAGTTTGACTCTAGACCACTTTACACCATGGGTTCCAACAATAATATTGGTTATATGCCACCCACAGATTATGCCGATTTTTTTGTGGGCGCACGTATTCCTACAAACGGAAACACCATACAAGGACATACCCGATTAACCCATGCTTTTGCCGATGCCAATGACGGTGGCATATTGAATACTCTACAACCTTCAACCGAAATTAATTTCGACGATGCGGTTTCGCAATTAAGCATCCCAATTGTTGGCCATGAAATAGGGCAATATCAAATATATCCAAACTATAAAGAAATTCACAAATACACAGGTGTTTTACGAGCTTGGAATTTAGAAGTTTTTAAGAATCGTCTTAAAAAATCTGGAATGCAAGAAATGGATAGTCTGTTTCAAAAAGCATCTGGAGCATGGTCTGCACTTTGCTACAAAGCAGAAATAGAAGCTGCTTTACGAACAAAAGGATTGGCAGGATTTCAGCTATTGGATTTACAGGATTTCCCTGGACAAGGCACTGCTCTTGTTGGTATTTTAGATGCCTTTATGGATAGTAAAAATGTCGTTACCCCGAAAGATTGGAAACAATCATGTAACGAATTAGCCATACTACCAGAGTTCCCCAAATACTGTTATATTAATAAAGAAAACTTCCAAGCAAAAATTAAAGTAGCAAATTATTCCAACACAACCATTAGTAACCCACTGCATTGGGAACTAAGAAAACAAGATGGAACCATGATACAGCAAGGTCATTTTTTAAATTTAAAGATTATAAATGGACTAAATGATGTTGGAAGCATTAACATCCGTCTTTCGAGTATTTCTGAAGCTGAGAAATTAACCCTTCACACATATATAGTTAATACCAAATATTCCAATTCCCATCCTATTTGGGTGTATCCAGCGAAAACAACTATTCAAATCCCTAATGATATTTTAGTAACAGAGGATTTAAATAATAATATACGCACCAAATTAAATCATGGAGCTAAAGTATTGCTATTTCCTCAAACCGAAGATGTAAAATCAACCAGTTTGCCAGGACATTTTCCTCCCGAATTTTGGAACTATGGCA
This genomic window from Mariniflexile sp. TRM1-10 contains:
- a CDS encoding sugar-binding domain-containing protein, encoding MKNIYLIFLLIYVSCNSNKEDYRARLDLEGAWQFSLDSLNIGMEQQWYNSNLNDVVKLPGTTDTNQKGIHNKDTTTMHLNRVYKYEGVAWYRKKVAVPKNFNNKHIQLFLERTKASKIWIDSSFVGESKLLQSAQTFNVSNYLSPGEHYITIQINNDLKQTPYGNVHIYSDDTQTNWNGIIGDIYLEASPKTYISNLQVYPNVDEDKFDVELEIENPLNYSTFNIELVVEKTYKGKTTKLKSHKSTIDYKPKTKLVYVFDEKPDLWDEYEQPLYLLKAIISNEKTKDAKTVGFGMRKFETKGTQFAINGRTTFLRGKHEAAVFPLTGYTPMNVDDWLRVFKIAKSYGINHYRFHTYCPPEAAFTAADQEGIYIQAELPFWGGLESHTIAQELKKEGLAMLKAYANHPSFVMFSPGNEIWDGHDKVEKMMLAFKKFDSRPLYTMGSNNNIGYMPPTDYADFFVGARIPTNGNTIQGHTRLTHAFADANDGGILNTLQPSTEINFDDAVSQLSIPIVGHEIGQYQIYPNYKEIHKYTGVLRAWNLEVFKNRLKKSGMQEMDSLFQKASGAWSALCYKAEIEAALRTKGLAGFQLLDLQDFPGQGTALVGILDAFMDSKNVVTPKDWKQSCNELAILPEFPKYCYINKENFQAKIKVANYSNTTISNPLHWELRKQDGTMIQQGHFLNLKIINGLNDVGSINIRLSSISEAEKLTLHTYIVNTKYSNSHPIWVYPAKTTIQIPNDILVTEDLNNNIRTKLNHGAKVLLFPQTEDVKSTSLPGHFPPEFWNYGMFKTISEHVNRPVSPGTLGLLMNPDHKLFNSFPTDFHTNWQWFSIIKASNSLILDSTANDYYPIVQVIDNLERNHKLGLIFEFKVGKGKLIICMSQLNKMLDKPEALQLYQSIINYMNSEDFKPNFTLTSKELEELL